A single Leptolyngbya sp. 'hensonii' DNA region contains:
- a CDS encoding response regulator, whose product MAHVLLVDDEAPLRDSLSYTLQREGYSVTTAEDGLSAIKQFHKQVPDIILLDLMLPEVGGMEVCWRIRAFSNVPIVMLTARDQDIDKVWGLEAGADDYVTKPFNTRELLARIKAVLRR is encoded by the coding sequence ATGGCCCATGTTCTTTTAGTTGATGATGAGGCTCCCCTGCGAGATAGCCTGAGCTACACTTTGCAACGGGAGGGCTATTCCGTAACGACTGCAGAAGATGGCCTCAGCGCGATCAAGCAATTCCATAAGCAGGTGCCCGATATCATTCTGCTGGATCTGATGTTGCCTGAAGTGGGGGGCATGGAGGTCTGCTGGCGGATTCGGGCTTTTTCTAATGTGCCGATCGTCATGCTAACGGCCCGAGATCAGGATATCGATAAGGTCTGGGGCCTGGAAGCAGGTGCGGATGACTATGTGACCAAGCCTTTCAACACCAGGGAATTGCTAGCGCGCATCAAGGCCGTTCTGCGGCGTTGA
- the gloA gene encoding lactoylglutathione lyase: MRLLHTMLRVGNLEDSLKFYCDVLGMKLLRQKEYPGGEFTLAFVGYGDEVDHTVLELTYNWGVEQYDLGTGYGHIAIGVEDIYTTCANIRLRGGKVTREPGPMKHGSTVIAFVEDPNGYKVELIQIPS, from the coding sequence ATGCGATTACTGCACACAATGTTGCGAGTGGGCAACTTGGAAGACTCTCTCAAGTTTTACTGTGACGTGCTGGGGATGAAATTGCTGCGACAGAAAGAGTATCCCGGTGGAGAGTTCACCCTGGCTTTTGTGGGCTACGGGGATGAAGTCGATCATACTGTTTTGGAGCTAACCTACAACTGGGGTGTGGAACAATATGACCTGGGAACGGGCTATGGGCATATTGCGATCGGGGTCGAAGACATTTACACAACCTGTGCCAACATCCGATTGCGCGGCGGCAAAGTCACCCGTGAACCGGGGCCGATGAAACATGGGTCCACGGTCATCGCTTTTGTGGAAGACCCCAATGGCTATAAAGTTGAGCTGATTCAGATTCCGTCTTGA
- a CDS encoding HAMP domain-containing sensor histidine kinase: protein MGRLRLPKRWNSIYARLLATYLLLTTLATTLMAGYILLSFYDYFIQVRQSDLENWTAALTETVADALADQDRRRVEILVQRYGAPDNVTLRVLTPDGRLLATSSPQTDWQVTQWLQIPGMREALQDQSSRGIAKGIFSDDDRLYSTRLITHNDQVLGILRMSITLKQFQRQFAQVIWTILGTLVGTILLCALISERLARSLSRPVELMQHFAIRVGSGHFDDKLIIRQSNELEQLAAELNRMSARLASLDQERRAFLANVSHELRTPISNVQVTVEALKHGAYEETELRDRFFQTIEDETKRLSRLLHDLLDLGRLEAGVSHLERQIISLPSLVTRAVMAMESRMQAQGIATQVNVAPICVNVDPERLLQAILNILDNAIKYSRPNSSIFISGSREGKWAQLAIRDQGPGIHASDLPRIFEQFYSSDPSRQGNSAGLGLAIARRIIEAHGGSITASSDAGQGAIFTLYLPLREEPDRTLERSQII from the coding sequence ATGGGGAGACTGCGACTGCCGAAGCGATGGAATTCAATTTATGCCAGATTGCTAGCGACCTACCTGTTGTTAACCACCCTGGCAACCACCCTGATGGCAGGGTATATCCTGTTGTCCTTCTATGACTACTTCATTCAGGTCCGACAGTCAGACCTGGAGAACTGGACGGCTGCTTTGACTGAGACTGTGGCGGATGCGCTGGCAGATCAGGACAGGCGACGGGTTGAGATTCTGGTACAACGCTACGGAGCCCCGGATAATGTCACCCTGCGCGTTCTGACGCCAGATGGACGGTTGCTGGCCACCTCCAGTCCCCAGACAGATTGGCAGGTCACTCAATGGCTGCAGATTCCTGGGATGAGGGAGGCATTGCAAGACCAATCATCGCGAGGGATTGCCAAGGGGATTTTTTCGGATGACGATCGCCTCTATAGCACTCGACTGATCACTCACAATGATCAGGTTTTGGGTATCTTGCGCATGTCCATTACCCTGAAACAGTTCCAGCGGCAATTTGCCCAGGTGATCTGGACCATTCTCGGTACGTTGGTGGGTACGATCCTGCTCTGTGCCCTGATCAGTGAACGGTTGGCCCGCAGCCTGTCCAGGCCCGTAGAATTGATGCAGCATTTTGCTATTCGGGTAGGGAGCGGCCATTTTGATGACAAATTAATCATTCGACAGAGTAATGAACTGGAGCAATTGGCGGCGGAACTAAACCGCATGAGTGCCCGCTTAGCTTCCCTGGATCAGGAGCGGCGAGCTTTTCTGGCCAATGTCTCCCACGAACTACGCACACCCATCAGCAACGTGCAGGTGACGGTTGAGGCCCTGAAGCATGGAGCCTATGAGGAGACGGAACTGCGCGATCGCTTTTTTCAGACCATTGAGGATGAAACGAAACGCCTGTCTCGCCTCCTTCACGATCTATTAGATTTAGGCCGTCTGGAAGCAGGGGTGAGTCATTTAGAGCGACAGATCATTTCCCTGCCCAGCCTGGTAACCCGAGCCGTCATGGCGATGGAATCTCGAATGCAAGCACAGGGTATCGCTACCCAGGTCAATGTTGCGCCCATTTGCGTCAATGTTGATCCAGAACGATTGTTGCAGGCTATTCTCAATATTCTCGATAATGCCATCAAATATTCTCGGCCCAACTCCTCTATCTTTATTTCTGGGAGCAGAGAGGGAAAGTGGGCTCAGCTTGCAATTCGGGATCAGGGGCCTGGTATCCATGCCAGTGATTTACCCCGGATTTTTGAGCAATTCTACAGTTCGGATCCGTCTCGCCAAGGGAACAGTGCCGGATTGGGACTGGCGATCGCCCGACGGATCATTGAAGCCCATGGGGGGAGCATTACGGCCAGTAGTGATGCTGGGCAGGGCGCAATTTTTACCCTCTACTTACCCCTGCGGGAGGAGCCCGATCGGACCCTAGAGCGATCGCAAATCATCTAG